The Bacteroidota bacterium genome contains a region encoding:
- a CDS encoding DinB family protein — protein sequence MKKPASGESASYYKYYIDLNTDNDVIKSLENQILLIKKSFGSVTTPHQTFRYAKAKWSVKELLGHIMDAERIFGYRALRISRKDKTPLSGFEENFYVKNGNFDNRSMASLLDEFTALRRANIELFKSLDEKRLALRGTANGSPVSVRALAYIISGHTKHHISILKERYIANFKK from the coding sequence ATGAAAAAACCTGCTTCAGGCGAAAGCGCCTCATATTACAAGTACTATATTGACTTAAATACGGATAACGATGTTATAAAATCCCTCGAGAATCAGATTCTGCTTATAAAAAAATCATTCGGTTCGGTTACAACACCTCATCAGACTTTCAGATACGCAAAAGCTAAGTGGAGCGTTAAAGAGCTGCTCGGACATATTATGGATGCAGAAAGAATTTTCGGATACAGAGCATTAAGAATTTCAAGAAAAGATAAAACTCCGCTTTCAGGATTTGAAGAAAATTTCTATGTAAAAAACGGAAACTTCGATAACAGAAGCATGGCCTCTTTACTTGATGAGTTTACGGCTTTGAGAAGAGCAAATATTGAATTGTTTAAAAGCCTTGATGAAAAAAGACTGGCTTTAAGAGGGACTGCAAACGGCTCGCCTGTTTCTGTCCGCGCATTGGCTTATATAATCAGCGGTCACACTAAACATCACATCAGCATCTTAAAAGAAAGATATATTGCTAATTTTAAAAAGTAA
- a CDS encoding MarR family transcriptional regulator has product MKTNVIRKAGKLALATRIKLLAEKMLQDGSEIYKSLNIDFEPRFFAVFYLLKDYPSLSVTEIAHHIGISQPAVTQILNSMIKKNLVKMIKDKVDTRKKIITISKKGEAMLPQLLPLWKDFEEGVGEIFTRSNINILDVLDKIESAIDEKSIFERVTERVKNRLRQNVKIIKYSPEYKNYFKNLNLEWLNHFFEVEPVDRKILNNPESEVIDTGGMIFFASIDDEIVGTCAMIKTDDTFELSKMAVTESARSKQAGHVLCEAAINFAKDKKVKSIFLSTSPKLAAAVNLYTKFGFIPEEISEKNKKYKRDTFKMVLALES; this is encoded by the coding sequence ATGAAAACTAATGTAATAAGAAAAGCAGGAAAACTTGCCCTAGCTACCAGAATAAAGCTTCTTGCTGAGAAAATGCTTCAGGACGGCTCGGAAATTTACAAGTCTTTGAATATAGATTTTGAACCGAGATTTTTTGCAGTCTTTTATCTTTTAAAAGATTATCCGTCACTTTCCGTGACTGAAATTGCGCATCATATAGGAATTTCACAGCCTGCGGTAACGCAGATTCTGAATTCGATGATCAAAAAAAATCTTGTGAAGATGATAAAAGATAAAGTCGATACAAGAAAAAAAATAATTACGATCTCAAAAAAAGGCGAGGCAATGCTTCCGCAGCTTCTGCCGTTATGGAAAGATTTTGAGGAAGGAGTTGGTGAAATTTTTACAAGATCTAATATAAATATTCTTGATGTACTCGATAAAATAGAAAGCGCAATTGATGAAAAAAGTATTTTTGAAAGAGTTACTGAACGTGTGAAGAATAGACTGAGACAAAACGTAAAAATTATAAAATACAGTCCCGAATACAAAAATTATTTTAAAAATCTGAATCTTGAGTGGTTGAATCATTTTTTTGAGGTCGAACCGGTTGACAGAAAAATTCTGAACAATCCCGAAAGTGAAGTAATAGATACAGGGGGAATGATTTTTTTTGCATCGATAGACGATGAAATTGTAGGAACATGCGCCATGATAAAAACGGATGATACTTTTGAACTAAGCAAAATGGCAGTAACAGAATCTGCAAGAAGCAAACAGGCAGGTCACGTGCTTTGCGAAGCTGCGATAAATTTTGCTAAGGATAAAAAAGTGAAATCGATATTCTTAAGCACAAGCCCTAAGCTTGCTGCAGCAGTAAATCTTTACACCAAATTCGGATTTATACCCGAGGAAATTTCCGAAAAAAATAAAAAATACAAAAGAGATACTTTCAAAATGGTACTTGCACTGGAAAGTTAG
- a CDS encoding S41 family peptidase, translating into MLAFKTQAQQMPPQVKLDSKMKSEAVTNLSKTLIENYIFLDSAKKVEALLNANLKNGVYDNIEDPMQFAQQITKDIQSITHDKHLRFGFNPGMAADLLKGGDDDENNPILQKKYEEEMRQGNFGFKKVEILNGNIGYLDLRGFNDARIATETGAAAMNFLSNANAVIIDLRENGGGDPNMVKFLCSYLFDSKVHLNDLYYRKKNETEEFWTLETVPGKKLTNMDVYVLTSHFTFSGAEEFTYNLKNLKRATIIGENTGGGANPGGPVRISENFICFVPTGRAINPITKTNWEGTGIAPDIECKKEDALTIAQIEIFKNLISKSNSEEQKQQYKWNIEPLEAKLNPVTVSSEVLQKYAGDYGPRKIYFENNQLIYERPGVLGKTKLTPIRADYFTLEARDNFRVKFNTDASGNVISLTGMYSDGVQEENKKEK; encoded by the coding sequence ATGCTGGCATTTAAAACGCAGGCACAGCAGATGCCGCCGCAGGTAAAGCTTGATTCCAAAATGAAATCTGAAGCTGTAACAAATCTCTCAAAAACACTTATTGAAAATTATATATTCCTGGATTCAGCTAAAAAAGTTGAAGCGCTACTAAATGCGAATTTGAAAAACGGTGTCTATGACAATATCGAAGATCCCATGCAGTTTGCACAGCAGATAACAAAAGATATTCAGTCAATTACACATGATAAACATTTACGCTTCGGATTTAATCCCGGCATGGCAGCTGACTTATTAAAAGGCGGCGATGACGACGAGAACAATCCCATTCTTCAGAAGAAATACGAAGAAGAAATGAGACAGGGAAATTTCGGATTTAAGAAAGTAGAAATCCTTAACGGTAATATTGGCTACTTAGACCTCCGCGGATTTAACGATGCAAGGATTGCTACCGAAACCGGTGCTGCTGCAATGAATTTTCTTTCTAATGCAAATGCTGTAATAATTGATTTACGAGAGAACGGCGGCGGTGACCCTAACATGGTAAAATTTCTCTGCAGCTATTTATTCGACAGCAAAGTTCATCTGAATGATTTATACTACAGAAAGAAAAATGAGACAGAGGAATTCTGGACACTTGAAACAGTTCCAGGTAAAAAACTGACAAACATGGATGTGTATGTGCTTACTTCTCATTTCACATTCTCCGGAGCGGAAGAGTTCACCTATAATCTTAAAAATCTAAAACGCGCAACTATCATTGGTGAAAATACAGGTGGGGGAGCAAATCCCGGCGGACCTGTCCGAATTTCTGAAAATTTTATCTGCTTTGTTCCTACAGGAAGAGCAATAAATCCTATTACAAAAACCAACTGGGAAGGAACAGGCATTGCTCCCGATATAGAATGTAAAAAAGAAGATGCGCTTACAATTGCACAGATAGAAATTTTTAAGAATCTCATATCAAAATCAAACTCGGAAGAACAGAAGCAGCAGTACAAATGGAACATTGAACCTCTCGAAGCAAAATTAAATCCTGTTACTGTATCCTCAGAAGTTTTACAAAAATATGCAGGAGATTACGGTCCGAGAAAAATTTATTTTGAAAATAATCAGCTGATATATGAAAGACCCGGAGTGCTGGGCAAAACAAAACTTACTCCTATAAGAGCAGATTATTTCACTCTTGAAGCAAGAGATAATTTCAGAGTTAAGTTTAATACTGATGCTTCAGGCAATGTTATTTCGTTGACTGGAATGTACTCTGACGGAGTGCAGGAAGAAAACAAAAAAGAAAAATAA